The DNA sequence TAGTTGTGTGATCTCCTGCGCCGACGTTAACTATTAATTGGTCGTTAGGATAAATTTGGCAAATGTCTGCGAATATTTCAAATACGCTCTCTAGCGGGTTTCCTTTTATTTGTTTTATCTCTGATGGGACTGTGAATTCAGCTAATTTACTTGATGTTTTTTTTGCTACATCAAATAATTCTGGTGTTGTTATTAAGATGACTTTTTTTGTTGGAAATTCTTTCATGCCGATAAATAAAGGTTTCATGTTTCGTCCAACAGGTGCAATTAATATGTGGCTCATAAATATATAGAAAGTAAGAATAGTATATATACTTTGTTTTTATTATCAAAACAAACTTTTGAAGAAATAAAGTAAGGTTTAAGTAGTTTGTAAGCTTTCTTAATTTATCGAAACAATATTTATTACATTATTTATTAAAAAAAGGTGATTTAAAATGGAAAATAATAATATGAAAGTATTAATTTTTTATGGCTCAGTTAGAGAAACCAGACAAGGAATAAACGCTGCAAGATTCATTGAAAATAAAATAAAAGAGAGAAAAATAAATGTTGAATTGATAGATCCTTTGGTTTATAATTTGCCGATGCTTGATAAAATGCACAAAGAATACACAAAAGATAACGTTCCAAAAAAAATGGATGAACTATCAAAAAAAATACTTGATGCGGACGGGTTCATAATAGTAACTGGGGAGTATAATCACAGCATCCCTCCTGCACTTAAGAACATGCTCGATCACTATCAAAGAGAGTATAATTTTAAGCCAAGTGCGATTGTAAGTTACTCTGCTGGAAGCTTTGGAGGTGTTAGATCCGCAGTTCATCTTCGAGCAATACTCGGCGAGCTCGGAATGTCATCAATACCATCTATGTTTCCTGTGCCTTTCGTGCAAGACGCATTCACAGAAGAGGGTGTGCCTATAGATGAAAAATATAATTCGAGAATAAAAAGATTCCTTGATGAATTTGAATGGTATTTAAAAGCGCTTAAAGAACAAAGACTAAAAGGTACACCTTACTAAAAATAAGAATCAAATCAAAAAAGTCGGAGATTTGAAATTGTAAGGTTAAAATCTCGCCTTGGGTGTCCTTTTTTCAGATTTTTTTTTTTAAGCAAGTTTTATATATTCTTTTTCTTTTTCTTTTTTTTTATGGTTCCTGTTGTTTTTTTCTCAGAGGTTTCTGTTTCTGATTCTTCTGATAAGATTAATGAAGTTGTTTATACTTTGTTATCTGAATTTGTCAGATTTAAGGATTTTGAATTAGGAAAGTGTGTTCCTTTAAAGGTTACTTTCGGGGAGTCTGGTAATAAGACTTTTATTCCTGCTGGTTGGATGCTTGGTGCAATTGATTTTTTGGCTGAGAAAAAAATTGAGAGTGCTTTCATGGAGACTAATGTTTTGTATAGGGGTGAACGTACTAATAGAAAGGATCATGTTTCTTTGGCTATGAGGCATGGTTTTACTAGATTGCCTGTGGTGATTGCTGATGGTGAACTCGGTGAGGCTTATGAGTATGTTAAGATTAAAGGAAAGCATTTTAGTAAGTGTATGATTGCTAAGGGTGTTGTTGATGAATCTCAATTATTAGTTGTTAGTCATTTTAAGGGTCATGTTCTTGCGGGTTTTGGGGGTGCTATTAAGCAACTTGGGATGGGTTGTGCTTCTCGTGGGGGTAAGCTTGCTCAGCATATGGGTTCTGCTCCTATTGTTAATTCTTTGACGTGTAAGAAGTGTAATATGTGTGTTGAGAAGTGTCCTGTTCATGCTATTAGTATGAGTAGTTTTTCTGCGCGTATTGATTCAAAAAAATGTATTGGTTGCGCTGCTTGTATAGCTGTTTGTCCTTTTAATGTTATTAAAATTAATTGGGTTGCGAGTCTTGTTAATAATTTTTCTGAGCGCTTAGTAGAGTATGCTTTTGCTTCTCAGCTTAATAAGAAGAATATTTATTTAACTTACGCTGTTAATATGACTAAGGATTGTGATTGTATTGGTAAGGAGATGAAACCTTTGATTGATGATTTGGGTGTGTTTGTTTCTGATGATCCTGTTGCTTGTGATCGTGCAATTCTTGATTTGTTGAAATTGCGTGAGGGTAAAAATGTTTTTTCTGAGAAGAATACTTTTTTGCATGCTGATAAGATTGGTTTTGGTTCTCAGGAGTATGTGTTGAAGAAGTTATGATTTTTCTATTTTTTTGGTTGTTTTTTTCTTAAATAATTGCGCGAATCCTTTGAAGTAGCCTTTGTTTGTTAGTGGTACTAGTACTGATGTTAGTACTATGCTTATTAGTATTATTGCGAGTATTGGTGGTGCTAGTTGTTCGGTTCCTGGTACTCCTGCTTGTATTGTCACGTTTACTAGTACTGCTGCTGCTAGTCCTTTTGGTATTAGTATTTCTAGGTTTGTTCTTGAGTAATCGTCTAGTTTTTGTTTTCTGTATGCTAGTTTTACTGATAATGGTCTTATCATGTACATGCTGAATACTATTATTCCTGCTGTTATGAATATTATTGGATTCGTGAAGTCCATTAGTGCGCCTAGATAAACGAAGAAGAATACTTTTACGAAGAATGATATTTCGCTGAAGAAGCTTTGTGCACTTTTTGATAATACGTTTATGATTTCTTCTGAGTCTTGTTTTGTTTTTGTTTTATTTAGTGATAGTATTGTTTTACTGTTTCCTAGTATTAGTCCGAATGCTAGCGCCGCGATTGCTCCGCTTGCGTCTACGAATGGGCTTTCTACGAATGCGTATAGTGCGATTACTACTGCTATTGTTACTACGTGTGCTCTTCTTAGGTTTTTGAATTTGAATAATGTGAATATCCATGCTACTCCTATTATTCCTCCTACTACTAGTGCTAGTGAGAATGATGATATTATTTCTTTGAATATTTGTGTTCCTGATATTTCTCCTGAGAGTATTATGTTCATCATAGTCATTGCTCCTACAATGCAGAGTACATCGCTTATGGCTGATTCTAGCATCAGTGTGCTTCCGTGTTTTTTGTTTAATGGTAACATGTTAACTAGTGGTATTACTACCGCGCTGGATATTCCTCCAACTATCATTCCGAATAATAATGCTAATTGTATGTTTAGTCCGAATAGAATCATGGATAGTATGCTTGTTATTATAACCGTGAACACGAATGATATAATGGTTAGTAGTGATGCTTCTTTTACTGAGTTAAAAAGGGTTTTGAAATCTATTGCCATTGCTCCTTGGAATAACAAGTATACTAATGTGAATGTTGCGAATAGGCTTGCTCCTCCTCCGAAGTTATCAGGGTGTATTATTTCAAAGTAATGTCTTAGAAATATTCCTATTGTTATAAGTATTAATACATCTGGTATTCCTGTTCTTTTAAATAATAATTCTGAGAAGTAGCCTATTATTATGATGGCTGCGATTATTGTGAACATAGTTAGTGTATTCATTTATTTACTCTTAGTGTTTTGTTTTAATTATAAATTTTGCTAATTTTTTTCGTGTTTATACTATTATTTTATAAATAATATTGGCTTTCTTTTTTTTTATGAATGATTTTACTTATTCGATTGTTACGGAGAAGAATTGTGAATCTCTTTGTGTTAAAGAATTAAAAAACAGATTCGGTGTTGTTGCTTCAGCTAATAAGGGATTTGTTGATTTTTGTGCTTCTAACGAGGAAGCTCTTAGGGTTGCTTATTTTTCTCAGTCAGCTACGCGTGTTTTGTTAAAAATAGGTTCTGGTTCTTTTAATGATTTGGATGATTTGCTTTTGAAGATCGGGTCTGATTTGAAGAATAATGATGCTTGGTTTTCTTTGTTATCAAACACGTTTAAATCTTCTTGTTCTAGACTAGGGGTTCATGATTTTAATAGTGTTATTGTTGAGCAAGAAGTTTCTAATGTTGTAAGAAAAGAAATAATTAGTAAGGGTGGTTCTTCTACGCCTGATTATAAATCTAGGGAGCTTGTTTTTTTTGTTTTGATTAATGATGATAATTATTTGTTAGGCGTAGATTTTATGGGTAAGGATTTGAGTAAGCGTCATTATTTAATTTTTAATAATCCTAATGCTATTAAAGGCACTATTGCTTTTAATTTGTTATTGTTTTCTGGTTTTGAACCAGGTATGGTTTTGCTTGATGGTTTTGCTTTGGCAGGCGTTATTCCTATTGAGGCTGCTATTTATGAAAAAGGAGCTTCGGTTAATTTGTTTTCTAAGGATTTTTTGTTTCCTTTAAAGCTTAAAGATATTAATGAATCTTTATTGAGTAAGTTTGATTCTGAGGTTCAAGAATTTAAGAAGTCTGGTAATATTTTTTCTTGTGATGCTAGTTTTCCTAATTTAGCTGCTCAAAAAAAGAATTCTAGGATCGCGGGTGTTGAAAAGAATATTTCTTTTGCTAGGGTTGATATTGCTAATCTTGATATTAAGAATTTTAGTAAAGAAATAGATGTTGCTTGTTCTAGGATTCTTGAGGTTTCAAAGCATGTTCCTGAGTCTAGGGTTGTTAAGGCGTATAATGATTTCTTTGTTGCTGCTAAAGAATTTCTTGGTAAGAAAGGTTCTGTTAACGTGATTGTTAGGGTTCCTGATTTGTTGGAGGAAATTGCTAAGAAGCATGGTTTTAAAGTTAAGGATAAATTAGAGACTGCTCAGGGTCAACAAGTTTTTTTCTTTGTTAAATTAGTTAAGTATTAAGAAACGTTTATATTCTTGTTTTTGTTTTTTTATGATTGTTAATTTGGCTGGTTGTGTTATTATTAAGAATGGTTCTTTGTTGCTTCTTTGGAAGATTAAACGTAATCATTATGAGTTTCCGGGTGGTAAAGTTGAGGAGGGTGAGTCTTTTGAAGAAACGGCTATTCGTGAAGCTAAAGAAGAGCTCGGAGTGAATGTTTCTTTGGTTAAGTACTTAGGTTTTAAAGAGTTCAATTTTAATAATAAGGTGTATAGGAGTCACATGTTTTTATCTAATATCGCCGAAGGTGAAGTTCCTATGGTTGCTGAGCCCGATGTTTTTAAAGAATTATTTTGGTTGCCTATTAAGAATTATGAGGATTATGGTGTTGCTTTTAACGTTAAGGCTTTCTGTGAGGATTTTATTAAAGAAAAGTATTAGTGTTTTTTTTTGAGAAGTTTTTTATATTACTTTTTTCTTTCTGTTATTTATGTTTAATAAAAAGTTCTTTTTGTGTTGTTTTTTTGTTTTATTAGTTTATTTCTTTATTATTCCTGTTTCTGCGGTTTTAAAGTCTGATTCTGCTGTTTTTGATTTAAGGTTTGATACTCCTATTAGTTTCGTTGTTGAGCAAGATAGTTCTTTTCTTTATTTGGATGTTGAATTCGTAATGGTTCCTCTTAGTGATGGTAGACAAGTAGTTTTGTCTTCGAGTTTTTTTCCTGACTTTGTTTCTTTTGAAGATGGTGTTGCTAAGTTCAGGCTGAATAAAGCTGATGACATTGTTTTAGTGTCTCAGTTTAGAGTTCAGACTAGTAAAGCTGTTGTTCCTGTTATGAGTAAGGTCGATTTTCCTTTGAAGAATCTTGATCCTGTTTTTTTGGAGTATGTTTTACCTTCTGATGTTTTTGATGTTAATGAGGATATTAATTCTTTAGCTGTTCAGTTATCTCAGGGAAATGATGATTTGTTTAAAGTGGTTTTTTTGTTAGCTGAGTGGGTTAATAAAAATGTTGTTTATGATTTGGATACTGTTTCTTCTGATAAGCTTCCTGCTTCTTGGGTTTTTGAGCATAGAAAGGGTGTTTGCACAGAGTATTCTTCTTTGTTGATTTCTCTTCTTAGAAGTTTAGGGATTCCTGCTAGAGAAATTTCAGGTGTTGCATATACGGATTCTTCTTTGTTTCCTACTGGTTGGGGTTTTCATTCTTGGGTAGAAGTTTATTTTCCTGGTTATGGGTGGGTTTCTTTTGATCCTACTTATGGTCAGTTTGGTTTAGTGGATGCGGGTCATATAAAGTTGGGTTCTGGTTCTGACGCGGTTAAAAATTCTTTTTCTTGGCGCGGTAGAAACGTCGATGTGATTCCTGGAGAAACAGGTCTTAATGTTTCTATTTTGTCTAAGCAAGGTTCTGCTGATAAGTCCATGTTGTCTGTTTCTTTGTCTGTTTTAGAGGATGAGGTTAGTAAAGGTTCTTTTAATTTTTTAAGAGTTGATTTGCAGAATAATAATGATTTTTATGTTGCTGAGACTCTTCGTTTATCTGGTGTTGATGGATTGCGTTTTTTATCTTCCAGATCTAAGTCCTTAGCTTTAGGTCCTGGTGAGAAGAAATCTGTTTATTTTGTTTTTGAAGTTACTAATAAGTTGAGTGATAATTTCATGTATACTTTTCCTTTGCGTCTTTTTGTTGGTAATCAATTTTTTTCTTCCGAAATAAAAGTTTTTAAGGGGTCTAGCATTGTTTTAGAAGAAGATGTTTTGTTGTTTTTAGATGAAGAAAAAGAATTAGTTCTTGGTTTAAGATGTGAAGCTACGCCTATTATTAGGGTTGGTGAATCATTATTGGTTTCTTGTGATTATTTAAATGATGAGGGCTTATTGTGTCTTGGTGATTTTTGTGAATTCGTGAATGAAGATTTTTATTTGAGTTTAGAAATGTTTGAACCTGGTTTTTTTTCTAGACCTGTTTTGTTTGAATCTAGTAAATCAGGTTCTTCCAGGTTGTCTTTTGTTAAATTCTTAGTTATTGATAATTCTTCGTTGGATTTATCTAAGACTTATCAATCTGATGTTATTAATCCTTCTGATATTGGTTTTTTAAACATTTCTTTAAAAAAGAATTCTTCTAGTGTTCCTTTGAATGTTTCTTTATTTATTGTTCATGATTATTTTGTTGAGGAAATGTTTTTTGATAGTGTTGATAACGAAGTGGTGTTTATTTTTAATTTTCCTGCTAGGAATCTTAAGAAAGGGATTAATGAGTTTTTAGTTAATGTTACTTTTGTTGATGTTCTTGGAAATCAATTCTTTGAAGAACTATATTTGGAAGTGAGTGTTGAAGGGTTATCTTTATTAGATGAAGTTGATTTCTTTTTTAGAAAAGTGTATTTTTGGTTTAAGAATTTGTGGTGATTTATTTTGAGTGAAAAGAAAAAAAGTATTGTTGATAAAATGAAAGAAGTTGTTGTTCCTGATACTAGCGTGATAATTCAAGGAGTTATTTCTAAGGAATTAATGGCTAATTCTCTTGAATTTAAAAGAATCGTGGTTCATGAAGCTGTTATGGCTGAGCTTGAAAGTCAAGCTAATAAGGGTAGAGAAACGGGTTTTATTGGTCTTGATGAAATCACTAAGATAAGGGAGTTATCTTCTAAGAAAGGATTTGAGCTTATTTTTTCTGGTAATAGGCCTGGTGATTTTGAGATAAAATTTGCGAAGTCAGGGGAGATTGATTCTTTGATTCGTGACTTGGCTGGTAAGGAGAATGCGACTTTGTTAACTGCTGATGTTGTTCAGGGTAAGGTTGCTTTAGCTAAAGGTCTTAGCGTAATTATTTATGATGTTCATGTTGTTGAGAAGGATTCTTTGTTGTTGGAATCTTTTTTTGTTGATGGTGCGATGAGTGTTCATCTTAGGGAAAATTGTGTTCCTAAAGCAAAAGTTGGTAAGCCTGGTTCTTGGAGTTACGTTGAATTAAATAAGGATGTTTTATCAAAGGAGTTTCTTGAATCTGTTAGTTTGGAATTAGTTGAATTTGTTAAGTCTGATGATCATAGTTTCTTTGAATCTGATAAGAAGTTTAGTACTATTCTTCAGGTTAAAGATATGCGCGTAGTAATTGTTAGGTCTCCTTTGTCTGATTCTTTTGAGATAACAGCTGTGCGTCCTGTTTCTAAATTAAAGTTTAATGATTATAAGATTGATGATTCTTTGAAGCATCGTTTGTTGAGTAAAGCTGAGGGTGTGTTAGTTGCTGGTCCTCCTGGTCATGGTAAAAGTACTTTTGTTCAATGTTTAGCTGATGAGTATTCTGCGCTTGGTAAAGTTGTTAAGACTTTAGAGTCTCCTAGGGATTTAGTTGTTGATAAATCTATTACTAGGTATGGTTCTTCTATTGCTCAGCACTCTGAGATAAGAGATGTTCTTTTGTTGAGTAGGCCTGATTTTGTTTTGTTTGACGAAGTTAGGAACGTTGAAGATTTCAGGTTGTTTTCTGATTTAAGACTCTCAGGTATTGGTATGTTAGGTGTTATTCATGCGTCTCAGCCTATTGATGCGGTTCAAAGATTTATTGGTCGTTTAGATTTAGGGGTTATTCCTCATGTTCTTGATACAGTTGTTTTTATTATGAATGGGAAGTTAGAAAAAGTTTTTTCTTTGAAGCTGGGTGTGAAGGTTCCTTCTGGCATGTTTGAGTCTGATCTTGCTAGGCCTGTTATTATGATTAGTGATTTTTTCACGGGTAGATTAGAATTCGAAGTTTATAGTTATGGTGAAGAAGCTATTGTTGTTCCTATTTCTGTTTCGGATAAAAAGCCTGTTTATGTTTTGGCTGAGAAACAAATAATTGAAGAATTGAATAAATTGGGTGTTGATGATGTTTGTGTAGAATTTGTTTCAGATAATAAATGCGTTGTTTATGTTCTTAAAGATCAGGTTTCTTTAGTTATTGGTCCTAAAGGTTCTGTTATTTCTAATCTTCAAAAAAAACTTGGTTTGAAATTAGAGGTTTTGGAAAAGAAACAATCTAAGAAACAAGTTAATAAGGATTTGATTAATTTTTCTTGTGTGGTTAATGCTAAGTATTTAATTTTTGATTTGGATAAAGAATTTCAGGATTGTTTAGTTTCTGTTTTTGTTGATGATGATTTCGTTATGAGTGTTAAGTCTAGTAAGAAATCTCAGATAAAAGTTAGTGCTGATAGTCCTAATGGTAAAGCTTTGTGTTCTGCTTTAAAACAGAATAAAGTTATTAAGATTTTTCTTGCTTAATTTCATTATAAATGATTGGTGCAATTAAACATTATCAATTCATGATTCTTATTTTCTTTTATTAGTATTTCTGATACCGAGGCGTTTTTTGGTTTATCCCACTTTTTTAAAAAATTTTCAGAATGTTTTTCAAGATATTTTAACAATGTTAATTTTACGCCTCCGTGACAAACAACCAAAACTGTTTTGTCTTTGTGTTTTAGATAAATTTCTTCAAAGAATGCTTTTATTCTTTTAATCATTTCTTCATTTGTTTCTACTGTTTCTGGTAAGTTATTCCAATCAAAATATTTAGGGAAAGGACTTCTTGGAGTTTTCCAAAATTTCTTTCTCTTATTCTTTTATCAAGTATTAATTTTATATCTTCATGGTACTTTAAAATTTCTTTCGCTGTGTTTTTTGCTCTTTTTAAATCGCTAGAATAACAAAAATTTATTTTTGTTTCTTTAAATCGTTTTCCTAATTTTTTGGCTTGTTCAATTCCTTCAATTGATAAATCAGTGTCTAGTTGTCCTTGACATATTCTTTCTTTATTATGGTTTGTTTCTCCATGTCTTATTATTATTAATTTCATTTTTTTATGTTCTTGCTTTTTTTCTGAATGGGCTTTCACAGTTGAGACTCACGTAGAATGGAGTGTTGAAAACATTATCTAAATTACCTGAGTCGTAAACTATTGAGAAACTATTATGAGTTGTTCTTTCAAGCATCATATCTATTCTTTTTCCAGTCATTATTATTAACATGTTTTTATCAATTATGTATTTATTATCTCGTGGCACATTTATTTCTTCTATCGAATTTAATCTGTTAAAATGAAGCATTGACTTGGCTATAGTGTTTATGCTATTTGTTGTTTCAGGTATAGTCATAGGTATTAGTCCTATGTTGTGTTTGTTCAAATAATTATTTAGTCTTATAACTTTTTCTTGTAGCGGTTTGTGTTTTTTTTGTTCTGCTAATTCTTTTCTTGTGCTCATAAGTAAGAAATCTATTTGTTTTTCAGGATACAAAGATTGTATTGGTTGTATTATTTTTCTGTATATTTCTTCTTTGCTGTTCTCACTTGTTCTTAAATAGCCTATGTCTCCTATTTTTGATTCGCATATTATTAAGCCTTCTGTTGATCCTTGTTGATATTCAAATAAGCCGTCGTACTCAGTTGTTGTTGCAAAATCAGAGTATGTTCTTAACATGTTTTTATTTATTACTATTTGGTTATATCTTGATATTCCTCTTAATACGTAATAATCATTTTCTCTTATTGTTCTTTGATCTTCATAAGGATTAAGATTAGTTTTTACGAATTCAAACTTTTCAAAAGGATTCTTTTTGTGCAGTCTTCGAAATAGTTCTTGAACTATTATTCTCATAATACTTTCACCTATTAATCCACTATAAGTTTCGGGTATTATGTTTTCTGTCATTTTTGTCCCGTTTTTATTATAGTTTAAAGAATACATTCTTATTCCGTATTCTTCTACTGACGGTGATTCTATTGAGAAAGTAAATATTGGTTTCTTATCAGGTCCTATTTTTTTAAAACCAAAAGA is a window from the Candidatus Woesearchaeota archaeon genome containing:
- a CDS encoding NAD(P)H-dependent oxidoreductase, coding for MKVLIFYGSVRETRQGINAARFIENKIKERKINVELIDPLVYNLPMLDKMHKEYTKDNVPKKMDELSKKILDADGFIIVTGEYNHSIPPALKNMLDHYQREYNFKPSAIVSYSAGSFGGVRSAVHLRAILGELGMSSIPSMFPVPFVQDAFTEEGVPIDEKYNSRIKRFLDEFEWYLKALKEQRLKGTPY
- a CDS encoding DUF362 domain-containing protein, with product MVPVVFFSEVSVSDSSDKINEVVYTLLSEFVRFKDFELGKCVPLKVTFGESGNKTFIPAGWMLGAIDFLAEKKIESAFMETNVLYRGERTNRKDHVSLAMRHGFTRLPVVIADGELGEAYEYVKIKGKHFSKCMIAKGVVDESQLLVVSHFKGHVLAGFGGAIKQLGMGCASRGGKLAQHMGSAPIVNSLTCKKCNMCVEKCPVHAISMSSFSARIDSKKCIGCAACIAVCPFNVIKINWVASLVNNFSERLVEYAFASQLNKKNIYLTYAVNMTKDCDCIGKEMKPLIDDLGVFVSDDPVACDRAILDLLKLREGKNVFSEKNTFLHADKIGFGSQEYVLKKL
- a CDS encoding cation:proton antiporter encodes the protein MNTLTMFTIIAAIIIIGYFSELLFKRTGIPDVLILITIGIFLRHYFEIIHPDNFGGGASLFATFTLVYLLFQGAMAIDFKTLFNSVKEASLLTIISFVFTVIITSILSMILFGLNIQLALLFGMIVGGISSAVVIPLVNMLPLNKKHGSTLMLESAISDVLCIVGAMTMMNIILSGEISGTQIFKEIISSFSLALVVGGIIGVAWIFTLFKFKNLRRAHVVTIAVVIALYAFVESPFVDASGAIAALAFGLILGNSKTILSLNKTKTKQDSEEIINVLSKSAQSFFSEISFFVKVFFFVYLGALMDFTNPIIFITAGIIVFSMYMIRPLSVKLAYRKQKLDDYSRTNLEILIPKGLAAAVLVNVTIQAGVPGTEQLAPPILAIILISIVLTSVLVPLTNKGYFKGFAQLFKKKTTKKIEKS
- a CDS encoding NUDIX domain-containing protein, which encodes MIVNLAGCVIIKNGSLLLLWKIKRNHYEFPGGKVEEGESFEETAIREAKEELGVNVSLVKYLGFKEFNFNNKVYRSHMFLSNIAEGEVPMVAEPDVFKELFWLPIKNYEDYGVAFNVKAFCEDFIKEKY
- a CDS encoding transglutaminase-like domain-containing protein, which produces MFNKKFFLCCFFVLLVYFFIIPVSAVLKSDSAVFDLRFDTPISFVVEQDSSFLYLDVEFVMVPLSDGRQVVLSSSFFPDFVSFEDGVAKFRLNKADDIVLVSQFRVQTSKAVVPVMSKVDFPLKNLDPVFLEYVLPSDVFDVNEDINSLAVQLSQGNDDLFKVVFLLAEWVNKNVVYDLDTVSSDKLPASWVFEHRKGVCTEYSSLLISLLRSLGIPAREISGVAYTDSSLFPTGWGFHSWVEVYFPGYGWVSFDPTYGQFGLVDAGHIKLGSGSDAVKNSFSWRGRNVDVIPGETGLNVSILSKQGSADKSMLSVSLSVLEDEVSKGSFNFLRVDLQNNNDFYVAETLRLSGVDGLRFLSSRSKSLALGPGEKKSVYFVFEVTNKLSDNFMYTFPLRLFVGNQFFSSEIKVFKGSSIVLEEDVLLFLDEEKELVLGLRCEATPIIRVGESLLVSCDYLNDEGLLCLGDFCEFVNEDFYLSLEMFEPGFFSRPVLFESSKSGSSRLSFVKFLVIDNSSLDLSKTYQSDVINPSDIGFLNISLKKNSSSVPLNVSLFIVHDYFVEEMFFDSVDNEVVFIFNFPARNLKKGINEFLVNVTFVDVLGNQFFEELYLEVSVEGLSLLDEVDFFFRKVYFWFKNLW
- a CDS encoding PINc/VapC family ATPase; translated protein: MSEKKKSIVDKMKEVVVPDTSVIIQGVISKELMANSLEFKRIVVHEAVMAELESQANKGRETGFIGLDEITKIRELSSKKGFELIFSGNRPGDFEIKFAKSGEIDSLIRDLAGKENATLLTADVVQGKVALAKGLSVIIYDVHVVEKDSLLLESFFVDGAMSVHLRENCVPKAKVGKPGSWSYVELNKDVLSKEFLESVSLELVEFVKSDDHSFFESDKKFSTILQVKDMRVVIVRSPLSDSFEITAVRPVSKLKFNDYKIDDSLKHRLLSKAEGVLVAGPPGHGKSTFVQCLADEYSALGKVVKTLESPRDLVVDKSITRYGSSIAQHSEIRDVLLLSRPDFVLFDEVRNVEDFRLFSDLRLSGIGMLGVIHASQPIDAVQRFIGRLDLGVIPHVLDTVVFIMNGKLEKVFSLKLGVKVPSGMFESDLARPVIMISDFFTGRLEFEVYSYGEEAIVVPISVSDKKPVYVLAEKQIIEELNKLGVDDVCVEFVSDNKCVVYVLKDQVSLVIGPKGSVISNLQKKLGLKLEVLEKKQSKKQVNKDLINFSCVVNAKYLIFDLDKEFQDCLVSVFVDDDFVMSVKSSKKSQIKVSADSPNGKALCSALKQNKVIKIFLA
- a CDS encoding histidine phosphatase family protein; this translates as MIKRIKAFFEEIYLKHKDKTVLVVCHGGVKLTLLKYLEKHSENFLKKWDKPKNASVSEILIKENKNHELIMFNCTNHL
- a CDS encoding histidine phosphatase family protein, with the protein product MKLIIIRHGETNHNKERICQGQLDTDLSIEGIEQAKKLGKRFKETKINFCYSSDLKRAKNTAKEILKYHEDIKLILDKRIRERNFGKLQEVLSLNILIGITYQKQ